In Glycine max cultivar Williams 82 chromosome 15, Glycine_max_v4.0, whole genome shotgun sequence, the DNA window atttatcattttatctctGCAAAggatttgggagagagaatAGATAAATTATGCTCTTCATCGTGAAGGATCAGGGTTGAGTATTTTAGTAGACATGGGAGAAAATaggaataacattaaatagagaaacacCTTAACATTGCATCAAGGCATGTTGGGCCCTAGCATATTTGCATTCTGAAttcatcttttacttttcttatcttttacattaaaatctcttatctattttatcttctacttttttgtctttaaatctttatcttatcttctacctctctttatcttctattttaaattccttatctcttgcttgcaaattgggtttgcatcaatctaattacaaacaaagtccatgtggattcgacactctaACTTCTGAGTAATTTACTGCTTGAGACAAATTGGTGTACTTGTCAATGAGTTAACACTAGCTAAGCATTTGGAGTTGATATCTGAGCATTACATGCCTATATGAGAAATAGTTGGTAATATATTGTATAAAATCATGAAGAAATGTTTCTTTTCCTAATCAGTTAGGAATATGTACCATTGCAACTTCTAAGCCTCCACCCAAGGCAAGGCCATCAATgtcctctctctctatatatatatattatgcgtATGCTCGATCTCATCAGAATCTTTACTTTTGAGTCTGCTGGAATGAATCATGCTTGACTTTTAATACCAAAAGCTCTTGGTATAAGCACTTCAATTAGCAACGTTATTAAAGAGTAAATTGCtataaatgaaattttgtaaataaattttaagtagaATTAATATGCATAATTATATCATGAGTAACTAGAAATTAGCTTCAAGATTTCTAAGTTAAAGAtacaaatatgaagaaaaaaaaggatgaaagtcagatagaagagaaaatgacaatatgaatatgaaaacttaattacaaaataacccTGAgttaaaaagagtaaaaagaagaaggaagttgTGTGTGTCTTGTACCTATAGTTAGTGATTACTCCACCCCCGAACATAGTGACTACAGGAaaaaagaacataatgaagTTATAGTAATTATAAGTTGTTACCAATTCCAATTTTTGCAAATTTACTCTGGAAAATCTGTTCACCAAAAGCCTCAATCTTACACTATGTTCAccaaccatttaaaaaaatacccaAAAAACCAAGGTTATTCAAACCTGTCAATATCAATTAAGGCTATCTTAAGCACATACAACAAAGAGGAACTACATAAATCAAGAGTGTAAATTTCCCCAGGACAAAAGgtaaagttattataaaaaattatataaagggTGTACTTTTCCATGAGGTTGGCCAGTTCCTCATCAAACTTCGGCTCATACCGAACTTCTTCCTCCTAATGCATCCGCTTCATTGCAGCATAACCCGTGCCATGAGCATGTAACAACTTCTCCTTTTCAGCAACAAAGTTCTCCATTTCTTTATCTTGGACCTCAACAAATTTCATATACTCTTCCACCCTACATCCAGAGAAGTCAAATTCACTCAAAAgccattgaaaaatataaatatcactATCCAAATaactagataataattttttaacctaCTACGGTCAGCCAAGGGTTTGAATAGTTTGCATAAAGTTATAAGTTTAAACCTCAAAGCCATTATTGTACACACACAAAACAGGCAATAATTTTTCTGCACGTGTACATAATtcttattgtttaaaaaattaacctagCTTTCTAGAGTCAcatgaaattagttttttaagaataaaatgtcCTTAAAAAATTCAACTTAAAAGCACCTacataataatttcaaaaaatttatttacattaaATTGGCTTCAGATGTGAATATATCAATAGTCCAATGGAAGGAATGACAATTACATACTTAAGTCTATATTCCTCGGCATTCACTTGACCAGTAGTACTTGACTGCTTTACCTTCTCATGTTCCTCCTGTTGCATCCTCTTGAAATCTTCGTCCTTTGCATCCCTTGAATCATGAATGATTTTGATCTGGTCCTTGAAGAATTGTTCTTGCATATACATTTTTCATGATTGACAAGATACATTAGTGAGAAAATAAAactatgaagaaaaataatatcatgACCTCCACAAgggaaaattaacaaaataacaattttgttcattcaatttataaataaatggaaATTGTTCTGGAAAATTGGGATATAAAATAAGGCGACTGAACCAAGAATCTTTATCAGTTCCTTGCTCTGCAAAATGCTTGTGGAGAGGCTCTGTCTTTAGATAGCCACTAGTTGAGGCTTCAAATATCAAAACACTCATCCCTATTCTCTTCGCACAACTCCTCCTTCCTTCTCCACCACGCGCACTACCACCCCAAGCTCTTCTGACAGCATAAACGCATTCATTTTCTGCTTTGTGTAAAAAGGCCACGCCACCATGGGAACCCCATTCAGAACGCTCACCAAAAAAGAATTCCAAAACAAAAAGGCATGCTAGAGGTCGAGAATCTCGCCGTGGAGCTTGTCAGCGTTGGTGTCAACAAGAACGAGCTCGCCTGTGAGATCCCGAGTGAGGATGGTCTGCGATGGCTAGAGAAAGCAATGCTTACTAATTTAGAGTTTCACAATGAACAGAGAAAGCAAGAATAAGAGACACAGAAAAGGTCAGTGCGCACATTGCCCggtaagagagagaaaaagcgTGAATTGAAAAGACAACCATTCAAAGATGCTTTTGTAAAATCGTATTTGTATAGGGTTCAATTACGatgattttttgaataaaattcctTAAATTCACaattctaagatgattattcaaaaaccgtctttgttattaatgaatttaattacaaCTATGCCACCACATTATTTTCAAAGATGGTTTTTGTCAACCGTCTTTGTTGGCACATCGTAGTAAACTGTTTTTACAGTAGGGTTTGAATCAATTTtgacttgtgtaattgattacacacatgttgtaatcaattaccaagttTATAAATTGTTCAATgaacttttaatatttcaaaGATAACTAATCTAAGAATAAATGTGATAAAGCTAATGCCTAGCTCTAAACAAACAATACAATGTCACACCCATTAAACATGTTTTGGCATGcaaaatatcaaaatcaaaactaaaCTTAAAGAGATGAGTCTTCAATCTACAACATGGAGGTGGAGATGCAACAAAATTTTTGAAACCCAACCTTGGTCCCTCATATCATGTTTATTGTATGATCCATCTATCTGCAATAGATTGATGCTAACATGACATGTGATGACATCATCCTTTTGCTTATGTGGTGCATGATAACATTAGCATGCCATCATCCTTAACAGTTTTTGTAACTGTGGTTAACGACAAGGactaaaattggaaaaaatgttaacttacaggaactaagattggaaaaaaaattacattgggcaacaaaaaaaatgctaacTTATGGTGACCATTAGTCATTGAGGTATGTTTTAATAGATTGTAAaagcaatattttatttaaaattaaatcatatgcatatatatatatatatatatatatatatatatatatatatatatatatataacttgaaaaaagttttagaattataaaaaactaaaacattaaAGCCTATGAGGTGATTTTTAGttgtatgttttaaaaaaaaaataaaaacaacaaccaatttttagtttaaatatttttttatagtttcaaAGTAAATTCATTTTGAAAGTTTCATATTCCATTAAAGTAGCGATGACGATGACATCAATGATGACAACATTGACAACAATGATGGTAGTAATGCCAATGGTGGTAGTGTTGTTCGTGCCAATTGCGATGATAATGCTAGTGATGGTGATAATGACGACAATAGTGGTGATAGTCTTGGCGATGATGATGTTGATGGTACTGGCACCAGCGGTAGTATTGGTGATGACAGCATGCTAGTACCAATGGTTGTGATGATGGTTCCCATGGTGGTTGTGATTATGGTAATATTTGTGACCACATCAACAAAAGCGTTATGGTGTCAATGATGTTGGTGGTGGTGTGGTGTCGATGGTTATGGCGGGAAGGGTTGTTATCAATGTAAGGAAGATGTGTTATTttaaaggtttaaatatgtttttggtctgtgtaagttaatgtttttacattttttgtctCTACaagttcatttttctaattttagccATTGTAACTTTGCAGTTTTTTAGTTTTGGTCCCagtaagatattttatttgtttttagtccttgtaagtttttgttttttcaattttaatcccTTTAAGAttctaatattttcatttacaatgaccaaaattaaaaaacacaaacttataaggactaaaattaaaaaatatataattacaaaaacaaaaaaaataacttacaaagaccaaaaacaaatttaagcatattttaaaattaaaaattaaatttaaaaataattttttattttaaaaagtaaatataaaaatattttaaaattaatttaaaaatcacttctaattgttattttaaagactttaatatattttggttcctctaagttaattttttttttcatttttagtccctataagttcatttttttaatttaagtccttataattttgaattttttcaattttggtctcgataagatattttatttatttttaatctgtataaatttgtatttttttcaattttagttcctttaagatttcaatatttttatttacaataaccaaaatttaaaaaatacaaacttaccggagtaaaatttaaaaaatactataattacattgaccaaaaataaaaaaatattaacttaaagatagcaaaaacatattttaaaattaaaaaatttaatgtaaatttttattttaaaaataaatataaaaatattttaaaagtaagttAAAATTCAACTTAACTTTTTCTCAaaagcattttattttaaaaattatacgagcatttgaaaagaaaaaaaaagaaaaaaaacttgccACCTTTTTAAAGGAGccctaataattttaaagagtCGGACATAATAGTACCTAATTTCATGGAAAAAGTCATAAAATGAAGAGTCGCTTTATTTGTGTCTGTCAATCACACTCAGCCTTAATTCCCTTCCACCATGCACTACAACAGCCATGTTTCACACTCCCAAAAATTGttgtctgattttctcatttgCATATCCCAACgtcttttgatatatatatatatatatatatatatagacacacagTCTACAGTAACTATTTCGGATTCAGATAAAATTGTCGAACGAGTTTGGATTCTTTGCAGGGGGGATATGGAGTAGATATTAACCAACAGTTCCATCTATTATATCTGTACTTCTGTTGTTTTGGCAGCAAGCTTAACATTTCCGTTTCTACAAGCGGCATTCTTAGAAAGTTTCAAACTTTCCTGGAAAATATCCATTTTCACTAACCCCAGTAACCCTGTTGCTAGTTTCAGCTTCAATATTGCTGAAAATCGTTGTTGTACTGATTGAAATCTAACACTGCGTTTGGAGAAGCTAGAAAGTTATCACCTTGTCATGGAAGAAGACAAAGGCGTGGCAGacaagaaagtgacaaagaacGAGGTGTTACTACGAATTTCAGACTCTGAAGAAGCCATGCATGCTGAGAAGGATCAAAGAGAGTCTAGAAGTTCCCTAGAAGCTGAAAGCAGTTCCCTTTCTCCTCAGCACAGCACCCACATAGGTAAAGGGTTTACAGATTCTCATGGTGAACTCACAGAGCTTGAGAATCTAAGAAACAAAGGTCAAGTTTCCACAGAGTTGGTGACAACTACAAAGAGGTTGATGGGTCGATCGGAATTTTCGAGGCCAAAGTCCAGAATGGTGGAGCCACCATGTCCAAAAGATGCAAACTTTGTTGAAGAACAGGCTCAAATGACAAGTTCCAATTCATCTGCATGGAATTCTCCCAACAAGAATGCTCCTGAAGCAACTATTGTTACCCCAAGAACCCCCTTGCCTGGGACTCCTGGggaggaagaagatgatgatgaagaagtgTACAAGACTGCACATGTTGAAATGAGGAAGAGATCTGGTAAGAAGTGTAGAGTATTGGGTTTTGTTGAGTGGTATGCTTTTGTTTGCATAATGGGGTTTTTAATTGCAAGCTTGACAGTTCATAAGTTGCAACATAGGGAAATCTGGGGTTTGGAACTGTGGAAATGGTGTGTGTTGGTGTCGGTTATACTATGTGGTAGACTGGTCACTGAGTGGTTTATCAATGTTCTGGTCTTCTTGATTGAGAGGAACTTCTTGTTTAAGAAGAAGGTCTTGTATTTTGTTTATGGTGTGCAGAAGAGTGTTCAGGGCTTTATATGGCTAAGTTTGGTTCTCTTGACATGGGTTCTGCTTTTCCACCACGGAGTGGAGAGAACCCGAAATGTTAGTAGGATTCTTAATTACATAACAAGGGCATTTGTTTCTTGTCTTATTGGAGCAGCTATATGGTTAGCCAAAACATTGTTCATAAAGCTGTTAGCTTCAAATTTTCAATCTACTAGATTTTTTGATAGGGTTCAAGAATCAATCTTTCATCAATATATTCTGAGGACACTTTCGGGTCTTCCCTTGATGAACATGTCTGCAAAAGTAGGCAAGACTTCAAGTAGTGGTCAACTCAGTTTTAAGACCATGATTAATGAGAATGAAGGGAAGGAAGAACAAGTCATTGATGTAGACAAGCTCAAGAAAATGAAACAAGAGAAAGTTTCTGCTTGGACTATGAAAGGGTTGATTGATGTGATAAGGAGTTCTGGGTTGTCTACCATCTCCTATACACCAGAGAGTGCCGATGAAGATGAGAGTGATCAGAAAGATAATGAAATTACTAGTGAGTGGGAGGCAAAGGCAGCTGCTTATAGAATTTTCAGGAATGTTGCCAAGCCAGGAAACAAGTAACATTGTTACCCTCTGAAAACTCTGCAATTGTTTCTGATTCAAATTCTCTGGAATTGTCTATTGTCTCATttctcccccaatttttctAGGTATATTGAGAAGGATGACCTCTTGCGAttcatgaaaaatgaaaaagtggaAAATGTGCTTCCACTATTTGAAGGGGCAGTTGAGACAGGAAGAATTAAGAGGAAGTCTCTGAAGAACTGGCTGGTAAAGTCTCTTCAAACAGTCAAcgctacattttattttatgggaAGCCATAGACTATGTTTATTGAGCATTTACgaagtttcaatttttaaaatgtttctttTTGTCAAAGAAATAAATAGTTTCCTTTTCCATTGTTGCTTTATCTTAAGAATTTTGGTGAACAATATATCAGGATCCAATTTCTTGCAATTTTGCTGCACTGAAACTTCTGGAACATAACTGGTTTATGCTCAGATATAGATTTGTTAAATTCACAGCCCAGGACCAAGCATATAAAGTTGTCTTTCACAGCATTCATATGTTTTATTTCCAGCTATTAAGTTATTACTCATTTCAATGCCACGAGAATGATGCTCAACTTTATTCATGTTTTGCAGGTGAAAGTCTACCTTGAACGCCGATCACTTGTACATTCACTAAATGATACCAAAACTGCTGTTGATGACTTGAATATGCTTGCTTCTGTAATTGTGCTTATTGTGATCACTATTGTGTGGCTTCTTATAATGGGTTTCTTAAACACTCAAGTTCTTGTCTTTATTTCATCCCAGCTTTTACTTGTGGTTTTTATGTTTGGCAACACAGCTAAGACTGTATTTGAAgctattatatttgtttttgtgaTGCACCCGTTTGATGTTGGTGATCGCTGTGTCATTGATGGTGTTCAGGTAGTTTTCAACTCTGAGCTCTCTCAACATTCATATCACAAAATAAACTGGCTGACACATTTATTATGCTTTACAGATGGTTGTGGAAGAGATGAACATACTAAGTACAATCTTTTTGAGATATGACAATGAGAAGATTTTCTATCCAAATTCAGTTCTGGCAACCAAGCCAATCAGTAACTTCTACAGGAGTCCAGAAATGAGTGATTCTGTTGAATTTGCTGTTGATGTTTCTACTTCTATTGAAAGTATTGGAGCTTTAAAGACGAAGTTAAAAGCGTATGTTTTTACCATGCTCTACCTTAAATAGGAGATTAAATAAATACTTGTGTTATCTATATCTATCCTCTGGTTGAGTTCTAGAAAAAAGGGGTTGGGTGATCTGGGGTAGAAAAATGAAGTAATGTTTATAAATATGACTAGTCTAAGTTCATGGTTCTTTTCCTTTCATGGCTGTGGAGCAAAAGGTCCAACTTCAATTTTTACTTTCctgatatagtttttttaaccttttccATAGTGCTTGTTTAAACTAGAGATGACTGATTTTTTTTCACACTGTCTACATTATTTGTGTATTTCTAGTCAATTGATATTTTTGGACAAAATTTTCAGATATTTGGAGAGTAAGCCTCAACACTGGCGCCCCAACCACAGCGTATTGGTTAAGGATATTGAGAATGTAAATAAgatgaaaatggctttttatgTTACTCACACCATAAATTTTCAGAATTATGGGGATAAGAACAACCGAAGATCTGAATTAGTCCTGGAGTTAAAGAAAATTCTTGAAGAtcttaatattaaatatcatcTGCTGCCCCAAGAAGTTCATCTCAGCCATGTAAGGTCATAAGACTCAACAGCACAGACATTTTGAAGATACCTTATCCTTTCATACGGTGCAAGTGTGTAGCACAAATTTTCTGTGCTATTATTATTGTTCTAGACTAATGGTTTCCCTCATAGTCTATCCAGTTTGAGATCAAAGATGGTGTGACAAATTGATGATTCAGTTGTTTCTAGGAAAATGTGAATTTGGTTTGTGCACTCAGCGTTTCACTATGAATTAGCTGAggtcaagaaagaaagaaagaggaaaTTTAATGGCATTGTTCTGAGTAACAAAGATCACTCCAAGAGCTCTTACTTGAAGAACACAAGTTGTGTCATGTCTTTGTACTCTTGTGAAGTTGCAAATTGCACAAAGAATGCCATGCCAAGTTgccaaataataaagaaaagggACTGGCTGTGAGGATAAACATTACTCATTAGAAGATATGCAAAATACAAACTCTAGTTCTTAATCAGGATTCAGAAAATATgtatgaagaagaaaataatcgTGTTTTACTTTTTCAGAAAAgactgaaaatatttatttattattttcaattttgaatatgtttttgaattttttttaaacaactgtattttttcttttgttttctgttttctttaaaaaaaaaattagtttcttttctttccaagGTTTTATCATTCGTTGTCGTGATTAAGAACTAGAGTTTGTATTTTGCATGATATTGCTCATCTTGATGCCATCATGTTGCAGCTTTATCTCTTactaagaaaagagaaatgttAATCATATTTTCTTTGACTCTATTGATCATCATCAACTCATCTAGTATAACGCCATCAGACGaatgattaaaaatacaatcttttaaaaaaaattacacataataACTCCATAAATTTCTTGATAATATGACAAGTCATTAGATTGACACCACTCTTATGTTGAcaattaacattattatttaacaatATGAACTACAAAGTAGTGACACAAATCTTTAGGAATTTTTACCCGACTAAATTTAGATTAGAGAATAAAAGTAGAAATTTGAAAATGTTGAgggataagaaaataataaaccctattaatataatataccgTGCTGTTAATATAAACCTTCaaagtatatattaatattttaaatttttactaagTAACTTTGATGTTTTAACCATTTTTGAATGTTAgcaaataatagttttttaggTGTGGTGATATTTTTTAGCATGTGATAGAATGCATTTTTAAATGTCAAgaagtatatatttatatatataattcagaattatattatatataattatctcCAGTACAAGGGTAGAGATTAAAGGGTAGAGAGATTAAAGTTACCATCAATGCAGATATAAGGACggatataatttataaaaaaaaaataaaaaaaatgagaggatGAATACTATAAAATCATACTCAAACTGTATTCATTACTATTCCTAATCAGCCCTAACCTATTCATATCCTCACTCGTATcgcaatataataaaaatatatcaactaaaaaaattactacaaataaattaaaaattcattctTATGTAATATGAGCATTCACACATaatattagaaataaataaacataacatcgatttttccaaacttaaagtataaataaatgttacaaGTATAATAAATTCAACAAATTGATTCTTAAAGTTAATGTTCTATTGattaacaaaaattttattggACATTATGTGATGATagtatacatatataaatttattatttttaaataaagtaaaacaaatataatataagatatgttaaatttaatatcatcTAGCTATACAAAAGCAATATTCTAAGATTTAAAAGTTAattcaaaactaaaatattatttggaaaCAAAAGGGTAATACTAGTCTTAATATAAAAATGCTAACATGAATTTACAAATCAAAACTATGTTTAATTATGAGACATCACAACACAAAAAGccttatatgaaataaaattaatatgagaCATTTTAGACCAACAAGTTTAATTATGACCTCAACACTTGAATTGAAGAATATAAAAGATGACTTATTAGGATGTGGAATGAGTAGGACCAAGTTGGCATTTGACGTAAATAGAATGATCCTAGTTTAGGTAATCATTggtgaatcaatttttttctttttatattcgaaaaaatattagttgttaacatagtggaaaatatttaaattcacgGTCATTGTGAATCGGTTAgatcagaatttgaaattttgaataaggtattacattatttatgttaatatttgtgtttcatttttaaaaaagattacaTGTATATAAGATAGATATATATACCAATTTTAgtatttctgaaaaaaaaaacaagtttagtatttatattttatgtacCTATATTATGTAGAGTAGTAGGCCCCTTACTCACATTAGTCAAATAAAACGTTTAATGAGTccctttaaaatattat includes these proteins:
- the LOC100777332 gene encoding mechanosensitive ion channel protein 10, producing MEEDKGVADKKVTKNEVLLRISDSEEAMHAEKDQRESRSSLEAESSSLSPQHSTHIGKGFTDSHGELTELENLRNKGQVSTELVTTTKRLMGRSEFSRPKSRMVEPPCPKDANFVEEQAQMTSSNSSAWNSPNKNAPEATIVTPRTPLPGTPGEEEDDDEEVYKTAHVEMRKRSGKKCRVLGFVEWYAFVCIMGFLIASLTVHKLQHREIWGLELWKWCVLVSVILCGRLVTEWFINVLVFLIERNFLFKKKVLYFVYGVQKSVQGFIWLSLVLLTWVLLFHHGVERTRNVSRILNYITRAFVSCLIGAAIWLAKTLFIKLLASNFQSTRFFDRVQESIFHQYILRTLSGLPLMNMSAKVGKTSSSGQLSFKTMINENEGKEEQVIDVDKLKKMKQEKVSAWTMKGLIDVIRSSGLSTISYTPESADEDESDQKDNEITSEWEAKAAAYRIFRNVAKPGNKYIEKDDLLRFMKNEKVENVLPLFEGAVETGRIKRKSLKNWLVKVYLERRSLVHSLNDTKTAVDDLNMLASVIVLIVITIVWLLIMGFLNTQVLVFISSQLLLVVFMFGNTAKTVFEAIIFVFVMHPFDVGDRCVIDGVQMVVEEMNILSTIFLRYDNEKIFYPNSVLATKPISNFYRSPEMSDSVEFAVDVSTSIESIGALKTKLKAYLESKPQHWRPNHSVLVKDIENVNKMKMAFYVTHTINFQNYGDKNNRRSELVLELKKILEDLNIKYHLLPQEVHLSHVRS
- the LOC100803356 gene encoding protein SUPPRESSOR OF GENE SILENCING 3, whose product is MYMQEQFFKDQIKIIHDSRDAKDEDFKRMQQEEHEKVKQSSTTGQVNAEEYRLKVEEYMKFVEVQDKEMENFVAEKEKLLHAHGTGYAAMKRMH